One part of the Anaerolineae bacterium genome encodes these proteins:
- a CDS encoding class I SAM-dependent methyltransferase produces MLTEWVAARGEGETCLPFALVCPICRYGLAVEDRRAWCRQCGRAFEECAGIWRFLPEPRAQAFAQFLREYQLVRAAEGWGATHAGYYRALPYVAKDDPQRDIWCIRVGNYHALIERVIIPMERQRQRPLRVLDLGAGNGWLAYRLAQRGHHVAAVDISLDAKDGLGAHIYYDSVFIPIQAEFDHLPFAGDQADLAIFNASLHYSTDCASTLAEALRVLKEDGWVVVLDTPVYCDEASGAQMVCEREERFRQRYGFPSNAIPSENYLTYVRLEQLAVGLGLCWQVFRPFPGWRWRLRSWRARLLGQREPAQFPLLIGRRKRRRAGDAFPLAVRFKRVLWRALLAARFQLFQRHRYRRLVLEEVAGRPILVLPEVFNPKLFRTGEFLAQVLAGYPIPPEAEVLDMGTGSGIGAVIAALRARRVVAVDINPAAVRCARINALLNQVEDRVEVRQGDLFAPVRGERFDVVLFNPPYFRGRPRDVLDQAFHATDVAERFAASLPDHLNLDGYALVLLSTDGDVAGFLQAFQANGLAIDAVTERDLGNEVFTVYRVTMRRDQLSQVSPC; encoded by the coding sequence GTGCTGACTGAGTGGGTGGCGGCACGTGGCGAGGGGGAGACGTGCTTGCCCTTCGCGCTTGTATGCCCCATCTGCCGGTATGGCCTCGCCGTTGAGGATCGGAGGGCCTGGTGTCGGCAATGCGGCCGCGCCTTCGAGGAGTGCGCCGGCATCTGGCGCTTCTTGCCCGAGCCACGTGCCCAAGCCTTTGCGCAGTTTTTGCGTGAGTACCAGCTCGTGCGCGCAGCCGAGGGGTGGGGCGCGACGCATGCAGGATACTATCGCGCGCTCCCCTACGTCGCCAAGGACGATCCACAGCGCGACATTTGGTGCATCCGCGTTGGAAACTATCATGCGCTCATCGAGCGCGTGATCATCCCGATGGAGAGGCAGCGTCAGCGACCGCTCCGAGTGCTCGACCTGGGCGCAGGTAACGGCTGGCTGGCCTATCGGCTGGCGCAGCGCGGCCATCATGTGGCAGCCGTGGACATCTCACTCGATGCGAAGGATGGCTTGGGCGCCCACATCTATTACGACAGCGTCTTCATCCCTATCCAGGCTGAGTTCGATCACTTGCCCTTCGCCGGTGATCAGGCCGACCTGGCCATTTTCAACGCCTCACTTCACTACTCGACGGACTGCGCGAGCACGCTGGCCGAGGCTCTTCGCGTGCTGAAGGAAGATGGCTGGGTGGTGGTTTTGGACACGCCGGTCTATTGCGATGAGGCGAGCGGCGCTCAGATGGTGTGCGAGCGCGAGGAGAGGTTCCGACAAAGGTACGGCTTCCCATCGAATGCGATCCCCAGCGAGAACTACCTGACCTATGTTCGACTTGAGCAGCTAGCCGTCGGGTTAGGGCTGTGCTGGCAAGTCTTTCGTCCCTTCCCGGGCTGGCGTTGGCGATTGCGGTCGTGGAGGGCTCGCCTGCTCGGCCAACGCGAGCCGGCGCAGTTCCCGCTGCTGATCGGGCGTCGGAAAAGGCGCAGGGCCGGCGATGCCTTCCCACTCGCCGTTCGCTTCAAGCGAGTTCTGTGGCGGGCACTGCTGGCAGCGCGCTTTCAGCTTTTCCAGCGCCATCGCTACAGGCGTCTGGTGTTGGAGGAGGTAGCTGGGCGGCCTATTCTGGTGCTTCCCGAGGTCTTTAATCCGAAGCTGTTTCGCACGGGCGAGTTCCTGGCCCAAGTGTTGGCCGGCTATCCTATTCCGCCGGAAGCCGAGGTGCTCGACATGGGCACCGGTTCTGGGATCGGCGCGGTGATCGCCGCGCTGCGAGCGCGCCGAGTAGTGGCGGTGGACATCAACCCAGCCGCCGTCCGCTGTGCCCGCATCAATGCGCTGCTCAACCAGGTAGAGGACCGGGTGGAGGTGCGCCAGGGCGACCTGTTCGCTCCAGTACGAGGCGAGCGCTTTGACGTAGTGCTCTTCAACCCGCCGTATTTTCGGGGCCGCCCGCGCGATGTGCTCGACCAAGCCTTTCATGCCACCGACGTGGCGGAGCGGTTTGCAGCGAGTTTGCCCGATCACCTAAATCTCGATGGATACGCTCTGGTGTTGCTCTCGACGGACGGCGATGTCGCTGGCTTCCTGCAAGCATTCCAGGCCAATGGGTTGGCCATTGATGCAGTGACCGAGCGTGATCTGGGAAACGAGGTGTTCACTGTGTACCGCGTGACGATGCGACGCGATCAGCTCTCCCAGGTGTCTCCATGCTGA
- a CDS encoding class I SAM-dependent methyltransferase codes for MTQELSAIGHHLLDTRRAFDSVAADYDGPLGNNALVQRMRAAMWRTLTAVFSPGARLLDLGCGTGIDAAYLAARGYEILAVDWAPQMVERTRRRAAEMGLSHQIRASVLGIHELGRLRGERFDGIYSNLGPLNCVPDLHPVARDCARLLRPGGRLVVSVIGRLCPWELAYYLLRGDLQRASVRYARAAVPVSLNRQTVWTRYYTPREFYRAFADEFELIGYRALGLFLPPPYLIGVVERWPRLGAVLGWLDDRLGAWPLLREAGDHFLMVLARHDVQRAD; via the coding sequence ATGACCCAAGAGTTGTCAGCCATCGGTCACCACCTCCTCGATACACGGCGTGCTTTTGATAGCGTCGCAGCGGACTACGATGGCCCGCTGGGGAATAACGCGCTCGTCCAGCGGATGCGTGCGGCCATGTGGCGCACGCTCACGGCCGTCTTTTCCCCGGGCGCGCGACTGTTGGACCTGGGCTGCGGCACCGGCATCGATGCAGCCTACCTGGCCGCGCGCGGCTACGAGATCCTCGCCGTGGATTGGGCGCCGCAGATGGTAGAGCGCACGCGCCGGCGCGCGGCCGAGATGGGTCTCAGCCATCAGATCCGCGCGAGCGTACTCGGCATCCACGAGCTAGGACGGCTGCGCGGCGAGCGATTCGATGGAATCTACTCGAATCTCGGCCCGCTGAATTGCGTACCGGACCTACATCCGGTTGCCCGGGACTGCGCGCGACTGCTCAGGCCAGGGGGACGGCTGGTCGTATCCGTGATCGGCCGCCTATGCCCATGGGAGCTCGCCTACTACCTGCTGCGCGGCGACCTGCAGCGGGCGAGCGTGCGTTACGCGCGCGCGGCTGTGCCAGTCAGCCTGAACCGTCAGACGGTGTGGACGCGTTACTACACACCGCGCGAGTTCTACCGCGCCTTCGCCGACGAGTTCGAACTGATCGGCTACCGCGCGCTCGGCCTGTTCCTGCCGCCGCCATATCTGATCGGGGTGGTCGAGCGGTGGCCGCGGTTGGGCGCGGTGCTAGGCTGGCTGGATGACCGCTTAGGTGCATGGCCGCTGCTGCGCGAGGCGGGAGATCACTTTCTGATGGTGTTGGCTAGGCATGATGTCCAGCGTGCTGACTGA
- a CDS encoding B12-binding domain-containing radical SAM protein, with translation MSEILFGQSYYLRFDPKLWEAMQPYPPLGTLYAASYLRSLGYEVALFDAMLAESELDWDRALARERPRFAVLYEDNFNYLSKMCLLRMRQAAFAMIQMARARGCTVIVSGSDATDHADLYLAHGAHFVLIGEGEHTLGELISRLTGRTDSSFNSIRGLAWIDDGGSRIVMTSRRPEIRDLDALPFPAWDLVDLTRYREIWHRRHGYYSMNMVTTRGCPYHCNWCAKPIWGQRYNVRSPENVVAELKWLKETYRPDHIWFADDIMGLKPGWLQRFADLVEAHDAKVPFKCLSRADLLLREGDIEALRRAGCRIVWIGAESGSQKILDAMEKGIRVEQIYEATRRLHEAGIQVGFFLQFGYPGETRQDIARTFQMVRECQPDDIGISVSYPLPGTKFYEAVKAQLGAKQNWIDSNDLDVLYRGPFSTAFYRKLHTVLHKEFRARRTWRELREMVRRPLTLQRHYLRQAVAMLYRWITLPLDRLQLEWLARLPHEGVKPLSPTLTPEAAAQPTPQVEP, from the coding sequence ATGAGTGAGATCTTGTTCGGCCAGTCATACTACCTGCGCTTTGACCCCAAGCTGTGGGAGGCCATGCAGCCCTATCCGCCGTTAGGTACGCTATATGCAGCTAGCTACCTGCGCAGCCTCGGATACGAGGTAGCTCTCTTCGACGCTATGCTGGCCGAGTCCGAATTGGACTGGGACCGGGCCCTTGCCCGGGAACGGCCCCGCTTCGCCGTCCTGTATGAGGACAATTTTAACTACCTGTCCAAGATGTGCCTGCTCCGCATGCGCCAGGCCGCCTTTGCCATGATCCAAATGGCCCGCGCCCGCGGCTGCACGGTCATCGTCTCTGGTTCAGACGCCACTGATCACGCTGACCTATATCTGGCTCATGGTGCCCATTTTGTGCTGATCGGCGAAGGCGAGCACACCCTCGGCGAGCTGATAAGCCGGCTTACCGGGCGCACTGACTCGTCTTTCAACTCTATCCGAGGGCTGGCGTGGATAGACGACGGAGGATCGAGGATCGTCATGACCTCACGGCGGCCGGAGATTCGGGACCTGGATGCGCTCCCCTTCCCCGCCTGGGACCTGGTGGACCTCACACGCTACCGGGAGATCTGGCATCGACGGCACGGCTACTATTCCATGAACATGGTGACCACGCGCGGCTGTCCATATCACTGTAACTGGTGTGCCAAGCCCATCTGGGGTCAGCGGTACAACGTGCGTAGCCCGGAGAACGTTGTTGCCGAGCTGAAATGGTTGAAAGAGACTTACCGCCCGGATCACATCTGGTTTGCTGACGATATCATGGGGCTCAAGCCAGGCTGGCTTCAGCGGTTCGCCGATCTGGTCGAGGCACATGACGCAAAGGTGCCCTTCAAGTGCTTGAGCCGGGCCGATCTCCTGTTGCGTGAGGGGGACATCGAAGCCCTGAGGCGAGCCGGCTGCCGGATCGTGTGGATCGGGGCGGAATCCGGCTCGCAGAAGATCCTGGACGCGATGGAGAAAGGCATCCGCGTCGAGCAGATTTACGAGGCCACGCGCCGCCTGCACGAAGCTGGCATCCAGGTCGGGTTCTTTCTGCAGTTCGGCTATCCTGGTGAAACCCGCCAGGACATCGCGCGAACGTTCCAGATGGTGCGCGAGTGCCAACCGGACGACATCGGCATATCCGTGTCGTACCCCCTGCCCGGCACCAAGTTTTACGAGGCCGTCAAAGCGCAGCTCGGTGCCAAGCAGAACTGGATTGACTCCAACGATCTGGACGTGCTCTATCGGGGGCCGTTCAGCACAGCGTTCTACCGCAAGCTGCATACAGTCCTTCACAAGGAGTTTCGAGCGCGCAGGACATGGCGCGAGCTGCGTGAGATGGTACGTCGGCCGTTGACTCTACAGCGGCACTACCTGCGCCAGGCAGTGGCTATGCTGTACCGTTGGATCACGTTGCCTCTGGATCGGCTGCAGCTTGAGTGGCTGGCCCGTCTACCTCACGAGGGGGTGAAGCCGCTTTCGCCAACGCTAACGCCCGAGGCCGCTGCGCAGCCTACTCCGCAGGTCGAGCCATGA
- a CDS encoding ATP-binding protein: MRRLWVWLTASFVAVTLIGVTLVAVLAARQADLAFRQYALQAEMGIGEALAAKLAEYYTRAGGWRGIEQLSTLTEPDEGLMSPGMRRMRRGMHVREPGIIVANANGRIVFDSARQRLGGRLTPVEQRFATPIEVDGQTVGYVFAAMPSRMVVLSPPAMSFLESLRRAIWQAGLIAGALSIALGLILSRALAAPLAHLTAAVRGVAAGDLSQRVPEQGPEEVAELGRAFNQMTEALARAEELRRNLVADVAHELRTPLTVIQGNLRAILDGVYPLEASEIATIYDETRLLSRLVDDLRELAQAEAGQLPLERRPVDMGELIQTAITGFGPVASEHQVTLTAEVAPDLPMVHVDPDRISQVLRNLLSNALRHTPSGGQVTVMAQAGPEGFITLRVQDTGSGIALEDLPHVFERFWRADRSRARRTGGTGLGLAIARHLVEIHGGKIGVESRPGQGATFWFTLPVARGLELEERGHEKETGMEPRIHVRALRIFRRYSANRGEG, translated from the coding sequence ATGAGACGGCTGTGGGTCTGGTTAACCGCTTCCTTCGTCGCCGTCACGCTGATCGGTGTTACCTTGGTAGCCGTGCTGGCTGCTCGCCAGGCGGACCTGGCTTTCCGCCAGTATGCCCTGCAGGCCGAGATGGGCATAGGCGAGGCATTGGCTGCGAAGCTAGCAGAGTACTACACCCGCGCCGGTGGCTGGCGGGGGATTGAGCAGCTCTCAACGCTGACGGAACCTGACGAAGGGCTGATGAGTCCAGGCATGCGACGGATGCGACGCGGCATGCACGTGCGGGAACCCGGTATTATTGTGGCTAACGCCAACGGTCGCATCGTCTTCGACAGCGCCCGACAACGGCTCGGGGGCCGCCTGACCCCCGTCGAGCAGCGTTTTGCTACGCCCATCGAGGTGGACGGCCAGACCGTGGGGTATGTTTTCGCCGCTATGCCCAGTCGTATGGTGGTGCTCTCACCCCCGGCTATGAGCTTTCTGGAGAGCTTGCGTCGGGCGATCTGGCAGGCTGGGCTGATCGCTGGCGCGCTGAGCATTGCTCTCGGGTTAATCCTGAGTCGAGCGCTGGCAGCTCCTCTGGCCCACCTCACTGCGGCCGTGCGCGGTGTGGCCGCTGGCGACCTTTCCCAGCGCGTGCCGGAGCAGGGCCCCGAGGAGGTGGCCGAGTTGGGCCGAGCGTTTAATCAGATGACGGAGGCGCTGGCCCGGGCTGAGGAGCTGCGCCGCAATCTGGTGGCCGACGTGGCTCACGAGCTGCGCACCCCGCTCACCGTCATCCAGGGCAACCTGCGGGCCATCCTAGACGGAGTCTACCCGCTGGAAGCTAGCGAGATCGCCACCATCTATGACGAGACTCGGTTGCTCTCCCGGCTGGTAGACGATCTGCGCGAGCTCGCCCAAGCCGAGGCCGGACAGCTCCCCCTGGAACGGCGGCCCGTGGACATGGGCGAGCTGATTCAGACGGCCATCACCGGTTTCGGTCCGGTTGCCAGCGAGCACCAAGTGACGCTCACAGCCGAGGTTGCCCCCGATCTGCCAATGGTCCACGTGGATCCCGATCGGATCAGCCAGGTGCTGCGCAACTTGCTTAGCAACGCGCTACGTCATACCCCATCGGGCGGCCAGGTCACGGTCATGGCGCAGGCTGGCCCTGAAGGCTTCATCACTCTGCGCGTCCAAGACACGGGCAGCGGCATCGCCCTAGAAGACCTCCCTCACGTCTTCGAGCGGTTCTGGCGCGCAGATCGCTCGCGCGCGCGCCGCACGGGCGGCACAGGGCTAGGGCTGGCCATCGCCCGTCACTTGGTCGAGATACACGGCGGGAAGATCGGCGTGGAGAGCCGTCCAGGCCAGGGCGCCACCTTCTGGTTCACCTTGCCTGTGGCCAGAGGCCTAGAGCTCGAGGAGAGAGGCCACGAGAAGGAAACCGGGATGGAGCCACGAATCCATGTCCGCGCCCTCCGAATCTTTCGCAGATACTCTGCGAATAGAGGTGAAGGTTGA
- a CDS encoding response regulator transcription factor, with protein sequence MAQHILVVDDDRQIVRLVRAYLEQSGYEVLTAYDGDTALHTIRHDRPDLVVLDLMLPGKDGWEITRILRSDATLARTPIIMLTARVEDTDKIIGLELGADDYVTKPFNPRELVARVRAVLRRVRGMEPFPSVLRVGELMLDPDRHEVRLRGRLVELTPAEFDLLRALMEEPDHTFTRGELIERAFGYTYEGLERTIDSHVKNLRRKLEEDPRNPRYIQTVYGVGYRLKGDA encoded by the coding sequence ATGGCGCAGCATATTCTGGTGGTGGATGACGACCGGCAGATCGTCCGCCTGGTGCGAGCTTATCTGGAGCAATCCGGCTATGAGGTGCTGACGGCCTACGATGGTGACACGGCACTCCATACCATCCGCCATGACCGTCCCGATCTGGTCGTGCTAGACCTAATGCTCCCCGGCAAAGACGGCTGGGAGATCACCCGAATTTTGCGTTCAGACGCGACGTTAGCCCGCACACCGATCATCATGCTCACCGCCCGCGTCGAGGATACCGATAAGATCATCGGCCTGGAGCTGGGTGCCGATGACTACGTGACTAAGCCCTTTAACCCGCGCGAGCTGGTGGCCCGTGTGCGCGCGGTCCTGCGCCGGGTCCGGGGTATGGAGCCATTCCCCAGCGTGCTGCGCGTTGGCGAGTTGATGCTGGATCCCGATCGGCACGAGGTCCGGCTCCGAGGACGGCTTGTCGAGCTCACTCCAGCTGAGTTCGATCTGCTGCGCGCCCTGATGGAAGAGCCAGATCATACTTTCACCCGTGGCGAGCTGATCGAGCGCGCCTTCGGCTATACCTACGAAGGGCTAGAGCGCACTATTGACAGCCATGTTAAGAACCTGCGCCGAAAACTGGAAGAAGATCCGCGGAATCCTCGCTACATCCAGACCGTCTACGGCGTGGGGTACCGGCTGAAGGGGGATGCATGA
- the greA gene encoding transcription elongation factor GreA, giving the protein MVAVANTNEVYLTPEGLRKLKEELDYLRNVRRPEVARRIHEAKADGDVSENAGYDEAKNEQAFIEGRIMTLEALLQKAIVIQEAETKEEVRLGSLVSIRELGSNEVETYQIVGSAEVDPRNGKISNVSPLGKALMGRRIGERVTVQTPGGILHFEVVKIA; this is encoded by the coding sequence ATGGTTGCTGTGGCCAACACGAACGAGGTCTATCTGACGCCGGAAGGTCTGCGTAAGCTGAAGGAAGAACTGGACTACCTTCGGAATGTGCGCCGTCCAGAAGTGGCCAGGCGGATCCATGAGGCCAAGGCCGATGGCGACGTATCCGAGAACGCTGGCTATGACGAAGCTAAGAACGAACAGGCGTTCATCGAAGGCAGAATCATGACCCTCGAAGCCTTGTTGCAAAAGGCCATCGTGATCCAAGAGGCGGAAACCAAAGAAGAGGTGCGGTTGGGGTCTCTGGTCTCGATCCGAGAGCTGGGCAGCAACGAGGTGGAAACGTATCAGATCGTCGGCTCAGCCGAGGTGGATCCCCGCAACGGCAAGATCAGCAACGTCTCGCCCTTGGGCAAGGCCTTAATGGGGCGTCGTATTGGCGAGCGCGTCACGGTGCAGACACCCGGCGGCATCCTCCACTTCGAAGTGGTCAAGATCGCTTAG
- the lysS gene encoding lysine--tRNA ligase: MSEPLTEQEVVRRQKLERLYQMGISPYPSRCYRTHTAAAAIAAFEAGELSEDQAITLAGRLMAIRIMGKASFAHIEDGSGRIQLYIRQDSVGEAMYEFFRRDLDLGDFVEATGPIFRTRTGEVTAHVRDIRLLAKTLLPLPDKWHGLRDVETRYRHRYVDLMVNPDVRRIFVTRARIVQAIRRFLDDRGFLEVETPILQPIYGGAAARPFITHHNQLNQDLYLRISFELYLKRLLVGGYEKVYEIGRDFRNEGVSFKHNPEFTQLEFYWAYADYEKVMTLVEEMIAYVAQTVLGTTRITYQGNEIDLAPPWRRVTLRDAIQEHSGIDYTQHPTAEALTAVLHERGYEPPPKSTWGKLVDYLLGSQVEPHLIQPTFVLDYPRDISPLAKKKADDPTHVERFELFIGGMEVGNAFTELNDPLDQEQRFLEMGRLYAPEDEEAHPLDEDYLLAQRYGMPPNGGFGMGIDRFTMLLTDQPSIRDVILFPHLRSKT, from the coding sequence ATGAGCGAACCACTGACCGAGCAGGAAGTCGTCCGACGGCAAAAGCTGGAGCGCCTATATCAAATGGGGATCTCCCCTTACCCCTCGCGCTGCTACCGCACGCACACCGCAGCTGCTGCGATCGCAGCGTTCGAGGCCGGCGAGCTGAGCGAGGATCAGGCGATCACGTTGGCCGGCCGCCTGATGGCCATCCGCATCATGGGCAAGGCCTCTTTCGCCCATATCGAGGATGGCAGTGGGCGTATCCAGTTGTACATCCGTCAGGACAGCGTAGGTGAGGCGATGTACGAGTTTTTTCGGCGCGATCTGGACCTGGGCGACTTCGTGGAGGCTACCGGCCCCATCTTTCGCACCCGCACGGGCGAAGTTACCGCACATGTCCGAGACATCCGCCTGCTGGCTAAGACGTTGCTTCCTCTGCCGGATAAGTGGCATGGGCTGCGCGACGTAGAGACGCGGTATCGCCATCGCTATGTGGACCTGATGGTCAACCCGGATGTCCGCCGAATCTTCGTTACCCGCGCTCGTATCGTACAGGCGATCCGCCGCTTCCTGGATGATCGGGGGTTTCTAGAAGTTGAGACTCCTATTTTGCAGCCGATCTACGGAGGCGCCGCCGCCCGGCCGTTCATCACGCACCATAATCAGCTCAATCAGGACCTCTATCTGCGCATCTCGTTCGAGCTGTACCTCAAGCGCCTGCTGGTAGGCGGCTACGAGAAAGTGTACGAGATCGGCCGCGACTTCCGCAATGAGGGGGTATCCTTCAAGCATAACCCCGAGTTTACCCAGCTTGAGTTCTATTGGGCTTATGCCGATTACGAAAAGGTGATGACGTTGGTCGAGGAGATGATCGCCTACGTGGCTCAGACGGTATTGGGCACAACACGCATCACCTATCAGGGTAACGAGATAGACCTGGCACCACCGTGGCGTCGCGTGACGCTGCGCGACGCCATCCAAGAGCACAGCGGCATAGATTACACTCAGCACCCCACGGCAGAGGCGTTGACGGCTGTCCTCCACGAGCGGGGTTACGAGCCACCGCCCAAATCCACATGGGGCAAGCTGGTGGATTACCTCTTGGGCAGCCAAGTCGAGCCTCACCTGATCCAGCCCACCTTTGTGCTGGACTACCCGCGGGACATCTCGCCGCTGGCTAAGAAAAAAGCGGACGATCCCACTCATGTCGAGCGATTCGAGCTCTTCATCGGCGGCATGGAGGTGGGCAACGCCTTCACGGAATTGAACGATCCCCTGGATCAAGAGCAACGCTTCCTGGAGATGGGAAGGCTTTATGCGCCTGAGGACGAGGAAGCCCATCCCCTCGACGAGGATTATCTGCTAGCTCAACGATACGGGATGCCCCCTAACGGCGGCTTTGGCATGGGCATTGACCGTTTCACCATGCTTTTGACCGACCAGCCGTCCATCCGAGATGTGATCCTCTTCCCTCATCTGCGCAGCAAAACATGA
- a CDS encoding glycoside hydrolase family 57 protein produces the protein MSHPLYVAFLWHMHQPDYRDPVTGVLALPWVRLHAAKDYLHMAEVLAQHPEVHVTVNFTPVLLEQLDAYVRGSAEDRLMLLSRQASWTEEERAYILNVGFSIHWHNVIQRYPPYWALLQRRAAALANPNEFTDQEYRDLLAWVQLAWTDPNRLEQDEALRRLVEKGRDFTMDDLALIIARHREMCAQVVPLYRMLAERGQVELTTSPYAHPILPLLVDSAQARRATPGLLIPEPPFQAREDVLAQLQMAVECHERAFGQRPLGLWPSEGAVSQEVVEAVDAVGFHWLASDEAILARCLGRWFQRDGQDTVTNPQALYQPYLTMIDNRPGPTMIFRDHVLSDRIGFVYQQIPGEQAAEDLIVRLQIIRRRLADEKRPYLVSIILDGENCWDGYEHNGDVFLHSLYRRLSRCPELRTVTVSEYLQMNPPRGMLARIATGSWIHGDLTTWMGDPGHLQAWSLLRDTRAFLVAFEATHPELSASVREQAWRAIYRAEGSDWFWWYSERNTSEQDALFDALFRGHLASVYRVVGQPIPEPLTRPIIAKGQPLAQMGGQRRYVTPELSADPDPTREWDEALSVQSAASTGAMQQAGYGLRALRVAYDADHLYLRMETFQPLIDLRLEVVVQHEDSHQSQIVWDPRQGVVTVHDQTSETPKAVRAALGNRVLEVAIPFSALGVGLGDRLQLQARAVHGGEVIHQVPAGQSVELTLLPLPFSGGQA, from the coding sequence ATGAGCCATCCACTGTATGTCGCTTTCCTCTGGCATATGCATCAGCCCGATTATCGGGACCCGGTGACGGGGGTGCTTGCGCTGCCGTGGGTCCGGCTGCACGCCGCCAAGGATTACCTGCACATGGCCGAGGTGTTGGCCCAGCATCCCGAGGTTCACGTTACGGTCAATTTCACCCCTGTATTGCTCGAGCAGCTGGACGCCTATGTCAGGGGAAGCGCCGAAGACCGTCTTATGCTCCTCAGTCGGCAAGCCTCTTGGACGGAGGAAGAGCGGGCATACATTCTCAACGTAGGGTTCAGCATCCATTGGCACAACGTCATTCAGCGCTATCCTCCGTATTGGGCATTGCTCCAGCGCCGCGCTGCCGCTCTTGCAAACCCAAACGAGTTCACCGACCAGGAATACCGCGACCTCCTGGCCTGGGTTCAACTGGCCTGGACCGATCCCAATCGGCTGGAGCAAGACGAGGCGCTGCGCCGGCTGGTGGAGAAGGGACGTGATTTCACGATGGACGACCTGGCGCTGATCATCGCTCGTCATCGGGAGATGTGCGCACAGGTGGTGCCGCTCTATCGGATGTTGGCCGAGCGTGGGCAAGTGGAGCTCACCACCTCACCCTATGCGCATCCCATCCTACCCTTACTGGTGGACAGCGCCCAGGCGCGTCGGGCGACGCCAGGGCTACTTATCCCCGAGCCGCCGTTTCAAGCGCGAGAGGATGTGCTCGCTCAGCTTCAGATGGCTGTCGAGTGCCATGAACGGGCTTTCGGCCAGCGCCCGCTTGGACTCTGGCCGTCCGAGGGGGCAGTGTCACAGGAGGTGGTGGAGGCGGTCGACGCGGTTGGCTTCCATTGGTTGGCGTCTGACGAGGCCATTCTAGCTCGCTGCCTGGGGCGGTGGTTCCAGCGCGACGGCCAGGATACCGTCACCAACCCGCAGGCGCTCTACCAGCCCTACCTGACGATGATCGACAACCGTCCGGGGCCGACCATGATCTTCCGCGATCATGTGTTGTCTGACCGGATCGGATTCGTCTACCAGCAAATCCCGGGCGAGCAGGCAGCCGAGGACCTGATCGTGCGGTTGCAGATCATCCGTCGGCGTCTGGCCGATGAAAAACGCCCGTATCTGGTCTCCATCATTTTGGATGGCGAAAACTGTTGGGACGGGTACGAACACAACGGCGACGTGTTCCTGCACAGCTTGTATCGTCGGCTTAGCCGCTGCCCCGAACTGCGAACGGTGACCGTTAGCGAATATCTACAGATGAACCCACCTCGCGGGATGTTGGCCCGCATCGCGACGGGCTCGTGGATCCATGGCGACCTCACGACTTGGATGGGCGACCCTGGGCATCTCCAGGCTTGGTCCCTGCTGCGGGACACGCGGGCGTTCTTAGTCGCCTTTGAGGCAACCCATCCGGAGCTATCCGCGTCTGTGCGTGAGCAGGCTTGGCGCGCGATCTATCGGGCCGAGGGGAGCGACTGGTTCTGGTGGTACTCGGAACGCAACACTTCCGAACAGGATGCCCTATTCGATGCCTTGTTCCGGGGCCATCTGGCTAGTGTGTATCGGGTGGTAGGCCAGCCCATTCCTGAGCCACTGACACGGCCGATCATCGCTAAAGGTCAGCCGTTGGCTCAAATGGGCGGCCAGCGCCGATATGTGACGCCCGAGCTCTCCGCTGATCCAGACCCTACTCGTGAGTGGGATGAGGCTCTAAGCGTCCAATCGGCGGCTTCGACTGGGGCCATGCAGCAGGCCGGTTACGGTCTGCGGGCTTTACGCGTGGCCTACGACGCTGATCACCTGTACCTTCGCATGGAGACCTTTCAGCCATTAATTGACCTGCGCTTGGAGGTGGTAGTCCAGCATGAGGATAGCCATCAGAGTCAGATAGTCTGGGATCCAAGGCAGGGCGTGGTTACGGTTCATGACCAGACCTCTGAAACTCCGAAGGCTGTACGCGCAGCGTTGGGTAATCGAGTGTTAGAGGTGGCGATCCCGTTTTCCGCGTTAGGCGTTGGGCTGGGGGATCGCTTGCAGCTCCAGGCGAGGGCCGTTCATGGAGGCGAGGTGATCCATCAGGTGCCAGCCGGTCAGTCGGTGGAGCTGACCCTCTTGCCGTTACCTTTCTCGGGAGGGCAAGCCTGA